Proteins encoded by one window of Xenopus tropicalis strain Nigerian chromosome 6, UCB_Xtro_10.0, whole genome shotgun sequence:
- the LOC105947595 gene encoding uncharacterized protein LOC105947595, which translates to MGPKRLFIFLMLMVIGLLPCCETTSAIKHVTLFQHKLTFTAHTRNLIPCMFYPEHPINPAVLRLEWGKVPEDGGKYTPLIHLYSDRVETFPENSDKYQLFVSLVPSGNCSLIIDPTETTDSGTYEFWMSLNDKVYKPAAKIRIEVLEEKKTSQSRSIVQKKGKKEEMTTKTAPTTTTTVKTSTKPPTTSSSDPSKAAFISLMVIGPILIIGTTLSGVFLYCKLKRKMESGDVENPKVSTPAAQSQSTSNLQIENETSTEEETDEEESEEEESEEEESEISK; encoded by the exons ATGGGTCCCAAGCGTCTTTTTATATTCTTGATGCTGATGGTTATTGGGCTTCTCCCTTGTTGTGAGACCACATCAG CTATCAAACATGTCACATTATTCCAGCACAAACTGACATTTACGGCTCATACTCGGAACCTAATCCCATGTATGTTCTACCCTGAACATCCAATTAATCCAGCCGTACTTCGACTAGAATGGGGGAAAGTTCCTGAAGATGGGGGGAAGTACACCCCTTTAATCCATCTTTACAGTGACAGAGTAGAAACCTTTCCCGAGAACAGTGACAAGTACCAGCTGTTTGTATCTCTGGTGCCGAGTGGAAACTGTTCATTGATTATCGATCCCACCGAAACAACAGACAGTGGAACCTATGAATTCTGGATGTCGCTGAATGATAAAGTGTATAAACCCGCTGCCAAAATCAGAATTGAGGTTTTGGAGGAGAAGAAAACTT ctcaATCGCGGTCAATTGTgcaaaagaaaggcaaaaaagaaGAAATGACAACTAAAACCGCTCCAACCACTACAACAACTGTAAAAACCAGTACCAAGCCGCCAACTACAAGCAGCAGTGATCCTAGCAAGGCGGCATTTATATCATTGATGGTTATCGGGCCGATTCTTATAATCGGCACAACCTTGTCAGGAGT TTTTCTGTATTGCAAACTGAAGCGCAAAATGGAATCTGGGGATGTAGAAAACCCAAAAGTGAGCACCCCAGCAGCTCAGTCTCAGAG TACATCTAATCTTCAAATAGAGAATGAAACCTCTACTGAAGAGGAGACTGATGAAGAAGAAAGTGAGGAAGAAGAGAGTGAGGAAGAAGAAAGTGAAATTAGCAAATAA